The Deltaproteobacteria bacterium sequence CGGCGGCTCGGGCAACGGCGGCTCGAGCGGCTGCAGCTCGGTGAGCGCGGTGGCGCCGTGGTTCCTGGCGCTGCTCATCCCGGTGCTCGTGCGCCGGAAGAAGGCCTAGACATGATCCGGCGATCGCTCGTCGTGGCGCTGGCGATGGCCGGAGTCGCCCTGGCGCCTCGCGTCGCGCGCGCGGACTCGCCGCCGTACCAGCCGTATGAAGACGCGTGCGCCACGACGGCGGACGGCGGCGCGTGCATCGTCGACCTCTCCGACGGCGCCGGCGCTTTCCAGGATGGCGGCGTGGGCCTCTGCGGCGGCAACGGCACCTGCGCCGAGCACGGCACCGCCACGCAGACGGACGCCGGCTGGGAGTGCTGCACCGACCGCGGCGACACCTGCTCGCCCATCCTCGGTCCGGGCAATTGCTCGGTGAGCGTCGACTGTGAGCAATGCCTCGTCGCGTCCGGCCCGCCGACGCAGGACTCGCCCGACGCGGGCTCGGGCAGCTCGAGCGGCTGCAGCACGGCCACCGCGGCCGCGCCCTGGCTGCTGGCGCTGCTCGTTCCAGCGCTGGTGCGGAGAAGGAAGTCGGCGTGACCGTCGCGGGCGCGATCACCACGGCGCTCGCGCCGCTCGACACCGCGCGCCGCGCCACCCTGGCTGTGCTCGGTGCGCCCGCGCGCCGGCTGATCGTCGACCGCGAGCTGCGCGTGCTGGTGGTGGGGCTCTCTTCGGTCGCCGCCGCGTTCGTGGGCGCGGTGTGGTTTCCCATGTGGATGCTGGCGCTGGGGCCCATCGTGCTCGGCGTGCCGCACCTGCTCTCGGACGTCCGCTACCTCATCGCGCGGCCGCTGCTCTACCGTCGGCGCGAGCTCGTGGCCGCCGTCGGCTTGCCGTTGCTGGCCACGGCGCTCCGTCCCGAGGCCTGGGTGGGGCTGCTCGCGGCGGTGGGCGCGGTGGCCTGCGCGCGCGGGAGCCTCGTGCGGCGCGCGGCGATCCTCGCTCCGGTGACGCTCGCGTACGCCGGCGCCTATCGCTTCCCGATGCTCGCGAACCTCGTGGTGCTGCACGCGCACAACGCGGTGGCGCTGGTGCTCTGGTGGATCTGGCGGCCGCGGCGGTTCGCGGCGCACGGGCCGATCGCGGCGGCCATCATCGCGGGCGCAGCCGTCCTGCTGCTCGGTGTGTTCTCACCGGCGCTCGCCGGGCCGAATACGGCCACGCCGCTCATTCGCTGGCTGGGCGAGCTCGCGCCTGGCGCAAGCCTCACGCTCGCGGTGCGCTGGCTGATGTGCTTCGCGTTCGCGCAGTCGGTGCACTACGCGCTCTGGCTGCGGCTCGTGCCGGATGACGACCGCGTGCGCCGCACGCCCCGCTCCTTCCGCGCCACCTTCGACGCCCTGCGCGCCGATCTGGGCATGCCCATCCTGGCGATTACGGTGGCGCTCGCGCTGGGCCTCGCGCTCTGGGGTGCGTGGGATCTCGCGGCGGCGCGCTACGGCTACCTGCGGTTCTCGGCCTTCCACGCGTACCTGGAGGTCGCCGCGCTCGCGCTCTGCGTGGCCGAGGCGCGAAGCCCGGGTGAGGCGCTGGCGTGAGCTTCTTCTGGGCCTGGCTGCGCGCCTTCGCGTTCACGCAGATCATCGAGGTGCCCATCTATCGTCGCGCGCTCGACGGCCGCACCGCCGTGGCCTTCGGCGCGAGCCTCGTCACCCACCCCATCGTGTGGCTGGCGTCGATCCCGCTGTCGCCGCGGCTGGGGCTCTGGCCGTACATCGCGCTGGCCGAGCTCTTCGCGTGGCTCGTGGAGGCGGGCTACATGCACCTCTTCGGCCTCAAGCGCGCGCTGATGTGGAGCGCCATCGCCAACGGCGCGAGCTTCGGGCTGGGCACGGCGGCCCACTACCTCTTCCCTGGCTCGCTCTGACGACTACCGCGCCTGCGGCTGGTTGCCGGTGAAGACCACCACGCTGATGCCCAGCGCCTCGCGGAGCTGCGCGTACTCGGCCGAGAGGCAGAACACCATCAGGTCGCGGATCTTGGAGCGCAGCGGCAGCCGCACGATGGTGCCCTGCTCCTTCTCCAGCACGCCCTTGGCCGCCTCGATGTTGGTGCAGAGCAGCGTGCCCGCGCGGTTGGCGGTGAGCTCGGCGCCTTCGACGAACGCGCGGACATCGCCCAGCGATTGCACCTTGAGGTAGCTGCGCACCAGCCGCGCCAGGGCCTGCTTCGCGGGGTCGGTGAGCGTCTTCTCGAGGTTGCGACGCTCGGCGTCCACCTGGCGCGGATCCGCCGTCACCTTGTACGACGGCGCCATGAGCACGATCGCCGCCTGGAAGATGGCCTCGAGCCGCTCGAGCGGGAGCACACGCGCGAGCGCCAGCTCCGGCCGCGCGAACGCGAGCGCCTTGCCCACGTGGAACTGCAGCTCCTTCTGCTGGCTCTGCTTGAAGAGGAGCCCGCCCGCCTTCATCGTCAGCGGCCAGGTGTGCAGCAGATCGATGAACTGGTCCTGGTCGGGCGGGATCTCGCCGCCCTGCCCGCGCATCTGGTTGCGCCGCGCGATGAGGTACGGCGAGTAGAACTCCATGCTGTCCAGGTGCAGCACGTGCGTGACGGTGCGGAACGTGTTGATGGCCAGCTCTTCGCCGGTGGCGAGATCGATGCGGTGCTTGCGCGCGTCGATGCGGTACTCGCCGAGCTTGTGCGCCCAGAGCATGCCCGCCTGCGTCTGCAGCAGGCTCAAGATCTCGCCGAGCGGCCCGCGGACCTTGGGGTGGAACAACATCTCCGCCCACATGCGGTCGGTCATGACCTTGTCTTTGGGCAGCGCCTCACGCCGCTTCGCGAACGGCGAGAGCTTGGTGAGGATCTCGCGCTCCTCCGCGCCGCCTTCGCCCAGCAGGTGCACCACGCTCTGCGCGGCCACGTAGGCCTCGTCGTACTCCTTGCGCAGCGCGTGCAGCTTGGCGAGTGAGCTCGCCGCCTTGCCCGGGTTGGCGGTCTGCGGCAGCGCCTTGCGGTACGCGGCGATGGCCTTCTCCTGGCCCTCGGGCTGCTCGGCGGCGAGCTGGGCGTACAGCTCCAGCGTGGCCACGTCATCCGGGCTGGCCTTGGCGACCACCTCGTACGCCATCATCGCGGCCGCGGGGTTCTTCAGCACGCGCATGTACAGATCGGCCAGCGTGCGCCAGAGCGCCATGCGGGCCTGGTGCGTCTCCTCCGTCTTGGGGAGCCGCTTGATCATCGCGGCGTAGTTCTCCTCGAGCTTCTTCCACTGCTTGCGCGCGGCCAGCAGCTGCTCGATGGCGGAGAACGCGTTCACGAACTTGGGATCGACGTCGAGGCACTTGTTGAAGGCCTCGATGGCCTTGTCGTCGTCCTTCATCTCGTCGCGGTAGATCTCGGCGAGCGTGTAGTAGCCGCGCTTGCGCGAGCCCTGGTCCGCCGAGACATCCTGGTGATCGAGCACGCGCTCGAGCATCTCCACGGCCTTCGAGCCCTGGTGCGTGTCGCGGTAGAGCGCGAGAAGCTGATCGAGCGTGGCGAGATCGTCTTCTTTGGCCTTGAGCGCGTTGTTGAAGGCGTCGATGGCGCCGAAGGGATCGTTGAGCTTGTCGCGGCTGAGCTTGGCGATCGCGGTGTGCATCTCGAAGAGCTCCTGCCCCTCGAGCACCTCCGACAGCTTTCGCCGCAGCGTGAGCGCCTTCTCGTACTGCCCCAGCTCCTCGGCCAGGGTGATCATCGCCCGCTGGCTGGCCTCGTGCTGCGGATCGATCGCGAGCGCTTTCTCGAAGTAGTTGAGCGCGCGCTCCTGCTGCTTCACCTTCAGGCAGATCTCGCCGAGCTGCCAGTAGATCTCCACGACCTCGAGGTCGGTGAGGTCCTCGCGGTGCTGCAGGAGGATGGTCTGGTAGACCTTGTTGGCCTCCTCGAACTCGCCGGAGCCGACGAGCAGGTGGCCCAAGCCCTCGAGCGCGGGCAGGTACGTCGAGTCGAGCTCGTACGCGCGCCGGTAGCCCTCGAGCGCCTTCTTCTGCTTGCCGAGCTTCTCGCAGACGTAGCCGAGTCGATAGAGCTGCCGGCAGAGGTCCTTGCCCACGTCGGGCCCGTCGGAGACCTTTTCGCCCAGGCGCACGCCCACGATGTCGAGCATCTGCTCGGCGCGCTCCCAGTTCTCCTTGGCCACGTAGATGTCGGCGAGGGGCCGCGCAGCCGCGAGCGAGTCGGGGCTCACGCGCAGCGCTTCTTCGTAGTACGTGGCGGCCTCGTCGCGGTCGTCCTTCTTCTCGCGATAGAAGTCGGCGACGGCGATCCACGCGGCGGTCTTCTCCTCCGCGTCGAGCGTGGCCTTGGCCTCGGCGATGAGGGTCTTGAGGTAGCCGTCCTCGTCGCGCTCGAGCTGGAAGATGCCCTTGAGCTGCCGCAACGCAGGCAGATACGCGGGATCGATCTGCAGGGCGCGCTGGTAGGCGGCCTTGGCGCTCCCGGAGTCGAGGAGCATGTCCTCGTGGATCTTGCCCGTGCGCTGCCAGAGCTCCACGGCGCGCGTGCCGCGCTCGATCTCCGCCTCGCGCTGGAGCATGTCGAGCGCGAAGGGCCAGTTGCCGCTGCGCTCGTACAACACGCCCAGCGCGTGCATGGCGCCCTTGCTGCGCGGGTCCATGTTGAGCGCCTGGTTGTAGACCTCGGCGGCGCGGTCGACGCGGGAGAGCTTGTGGTACCAGACGTCGCCCTGCTCGATGAGCAGGTCCACGATGTCGGGCACGGCGGCGGCAGGAATGATCGACAGGTGCCGGTCGTAGATCTGCACCAGCTCGTCCCAGCGGCCCTGCGCGCGCTTGAGGCGCTCCAGGTCCTTGATGGCCTGGGTGTTGCGCGCGTCGAGCTCGAGGACACCGACCAGGCACGCGTCGGCGTTGGCGAGGTTCTGGTACTTGTCCTCCCAGATGGCGGCGCACTTGAAGAGGATCTTCACGCGCTCTTTGGCGTCGGTGACGAACTCGAGCTGCTGGTTGTAGACGCCGAGCAGCTCCGCGCTGCGATCCAGGCGCGTGTAGATCTTCTCGAGGGCGCTGATGCTGTCGCGGTGCGTGGGATCGAACTCGAGGGCCTGCCGGTAGCCGGCGATGGCGGCCTCGTCGTCCTGCAGATCGCGCTCGTAGATCTCGGCGACGGCGTGCTGCAGCTCGGCGCGCTCGCTGGGGTGCTGCGCGAGGTCGCGGGCGCGGATGAGCTGCTGGGTGAGATCCTCCCAGCGCTTCTCGCGCTTGAGGATGGTGGCCAGCACGTCGATGGTGGCGCGATCGGCCTCGAGGTTCAGCGCGCGGTGCAGGGCCTCGATGGCGCTGTCGGTGTCCTTGCGCTTCTCGTCGTGGACGCGCGCGATCTCCCGGAGGATGACCTTGCGCTCGTCGATGGAGCCCGAGACCTCGAGCTTCTGCTCCAGG is a genomic window containing:
- a CDS encoding SYNERG-CTERM sorting domain-containing protein, translated to MIRRSLVVALAMAGVALAPRVARADSPPYQPYEDACATTADGGACIVDLSDGAGAFQDGGVGLCGGNGTCAEHGTATQTDAGWECCTDRGDTCSPILGPGNCSVSVDCEQCLVASGPPTQDSPDAGSGSSSGCSTATAAAPWLLALLVPALVRRRKSA